In the Paenibacillus sp. FSL H7-0357 genome, one interval contains:
- a CDS encoding sensor histidine kinase, which yields MFIITLISVTVAVLLLAHLLLMRRELGRMTEQLRHYNERTTGKKIDVTLFDQRLERLAGQINRQSDLVVDAEARRRRTENELRQAIANISHDIRTPLTSIFGYIQLLEAEPITPEEKHEYLSIVKNRTRRLQALLNDFFELSLIESSDYQLKTERIGMTVLLSDILVGFYDRFNERDITPDIRMPEGEVAVYADESAVRRVVENLLTNTIKHATGHVKICFQQQPEIAEFTIINEAKELSDIDVRLLFDRFYTVDRTRSGQGSGLGLSIAKSLMDKMNGTLTAELHGGNLKMTCRWKL from the coding sequence TTGTTTATCATAACGCTCATATCGGTTACGGTGGCGGTTCTCCTGCTTGCCCATCTGCTGCTGATGAGGCGGGAGCTGGGGCGGATGACGGAGCAGCTGCGCCACTATAATGAACGGACAACCGGCAAAAAAATAGACGTGACTCTATTCGACCAGAGGCTCGAAAGACTTGCAGGTCAAATTAATCGCCAGTCCGATCTCGTAGTCGACGCGGAGGCCCGCAGAAGACGAACCGAGAATGAGCTGCGGCAGGCGATTGCGAACATCTCCCATGATATCCGTACTCCGCTCACCTCCATATTTGGCTATATTCAACTGCTGGAAGCAGAGCCTATCACGCCTGAGGAGAAGCACGAATACCTCAGCATTGTTAAAAATCGCACGAGACGGCTGCAAGCACTATTGAACGACTTCTTCGAGTTATCCCTAATTGAATCTTCCGATTATCAGCTTAAGACTGAGCGGATCGGAATGACTGTCCTCCTGTCAGACATCCTGGTCGGTTTCTACGACCGGTTCAACGAGCGGGACATTACGCCGGACATTCGGATGCCGGAGGGAGAGGTAGCCGTATATGCCGACGAATCAGCCGTGCGGAGGGTCGTTGAGAATTTGCTTACCAATACTATCAAGCATGCGACCGGTCATGTGAAAATCTGCTTCCAGCAACAGCCTGAGATTGCCGAGTTTACGATCATTAACGAAGCGAAGGAATTATCCGATATTGATGTGAGGCTGCTATTTGACCGCTTCTACACGGTCGACCGCACCCGATCCGGCCAAGGATCGGGACTTGGTCTTTCTATCGCCAAAAGTCTAATGGACAAGATGAACGGAACGCTGACCGCGGAGCTGCACGGGGGCAACTTAAAGATGACCTGCCGCTGGAAGCTGTGA
- a CDS encoding phosphotransferase enzyme family protein, with the protein MDYTKCFKEVLLKYSFIDPFVELIRHNENITYKVTEKHSGDTYLLRMHKPITKNMQGVHNTREAVQSELEYLLAWSSHSELPVQIPVPNLNGELVTTVVIEHEEVHCSVLKWIFGEIMSKQDLKSEGTVRTFGTRIAHLHQFSMRYQQGSSFIRPEYEIEWTNTMLAKLRSGEEMGIIATKDFYILENTISLINDRIKILSKTMETWGFIHADINYSNLILTPKGISFIDFGLSGSGYYAMDIAMGALLTEGELRNALLAGYTTIISRKIDTEQLEGFMFLVIFAYYSFLMSNQDKHMWIRKQMPDLIENYCKPFLNGETVFYSF; encoded by the coding sequence TCATAATGAGAACATTACATACAAGGTCACAGAAAAGCATTCTGGAGACACTTACTTGTTGCGGATGCATAAACCCATTACAAAAAACATGCAGGGTGTACATAATACGCGTGAGGCTGTTCAATCGGAGTTGGAATATCTGTTAGCTTGGTCTTCTCATTCCGAATTACCTGTTCAAATCCCTGTTCCGAATTTAAACGGTGAACTGGTAACAACTGTTGTCATTGAACACGAAGAAGTGCACTGTTCCGTTTTAAAATGGATTTTTGGGGAAATCATGTCCAAGCAAGATTTGAAAAGTGAGGGAACAGTTCGTACCTTTGGGACGCGTATTGCCCATTTGCATCAGTTTTCAATGCGCTATCAACAGGGTTCAAGTTTTATTAGGCCCGAATATGAAATAGAGTGGACAAATACCATGCTGGCCAAATTGCGATCCGGTGAAGAAATGGGTATTATCGCTACCAAGGATTTTTATATTCTTGAAAATACAATTTCGTTGATCAATGATCGTATTAAAATATTGAGCAAAACGATGGAGACATGGGGATTCATCCATGCAGACATCAACTATAGTAACTTAATCCTCACACCAAAGGGGATTTCGTTCATCGACTTTGGCTTGTCGGGTTCTGGATATTATGCGATGGATATCGCTATGGGTGCCCTTTTGACTGAAGGAGAATTGCGAAACGCTCTACTAGCCGGCTACACTACTATCATTTCCAGAAAAATAGACACTGAACAGTTAGAGGGTTTCATGTTTTTGGTGATATTTGCCTACTACTCTTTTCTGATGAGTAACCAAGATAAGCATATGTGGATACGTAAACAAATGCCGGATTTGATTGAGAATTATTGCAAACCCTTCCTAAACGGTGAAACAGTTTTCTACAGTTTTTGA
- a CDS encoding amino acid permease — protein MAPQELKRDLENRHVQLIAIGGTIGTGLFLGSGKAIQLAGPSIIFAYLIVGIAVFFVMRALGELLLSKAGYQSFTDIAEDYLGPRAAFVTGWTYWFCWIMTAMADIIAVGVYVQYWFDIPQWIPAVICLIILLGLNLLTVKSFGELEFWFALIKVVTILALIVIGAILLVIGFKTANGTVTVSNIWSHGGIFPNGVSGFLLSFQMVVFAFVGVELVGVSAAETSNPEKTIPSAINKIPLRILFFYVGAIIALLCINAWTELNPAESPFVKTFSLVGIPIAAGIINFVVLTSAASACNSGMFSTSRILYNLSRNDQAPANFAKLNRNHVPSNALFISTLVLSVGALLSKLIPETAFGIVTTISAICFIWVWGIVLICHLRYKKTKPELQAKSKFKAPFTPFINYVVLALFAIILIIMLFAEETRPALLLTPLWFILLFVLYSTNRRKRERSSKIISTESHPMDA, from the coding sequence ATGGCACCACAAGAACTAAAGAGAGATTTAGAGAACCGGCATGTTCAGCTCATTGCAATTGGGGGGACCATCGGGACCGGATTGTTTTTAGGATCAGGTAAAGCTATACAACTCGCAGGACCATCCATCATCTTTGCTTATTTAATCGTGGGTATTGCCGTGTTTTTTGTTATGAGGGCCTTGGGAGAACTCCTGTTGTCAAAAGCCGGTTATCAATCTTTTACAGACATCGCTGAAGATTATCTTGGACCGCGGGCAGCATTTGTAACCGGATGGACCTATTGGTTTTGTTGGATCATGACGGCTATGGCGGATATTATAGCTGTTGGCGTATATGTACAATATTGGTTTGATATCCCGCAATGGATCCCTGCCGTCATTTGTTTAATCATTTTATTAGGACTCAATTTATTAACTGTAAAAAGTTTTGGCGAATTGGAGTTTTGGTTTGCATTAATCAAGGTAGTGACTATTCTGGCGTTGATTGTTATCGGGGCAATCCTGCTGGTGATTGGATTCAAAACAGCTAACGGAACGGTTACTGTCAGTAATATTTGGTCACATGGGGGGATATTCCCGAACGGGGTTTCAGGGTTCCTACTTTCCTTCCAAATGGTTGTGTTTGCCTTTGTCGGTGTAGAATTGGTGGGGGTATCGGCAGCCGAAACATCCAATCCAGAAAAAACCATCCCGTCGGCTATTAATAAAATCCCTTTAAGAATTCTATTTTTCTACGTGGGTGCCATTATCGCCTTGTTATGCATCAACGCATGGACGGAACTAAATCCGGCAGAAAGTCCTTTTGTTAAAACGTTTAGTTTGGTGGGGATACCGATTGCTGCTGGAATTATTAACTTTGTCGTATTAACTTCAGCCGCGTCTGCCTGTAACAGCGGAATGTTCTCAACAAGCCGGATTCTATATAATTTGAGCAGGAATGACCAGGCTCCAGCCAATTTTGCAAAGCTGAATAGAAATCATGTCCCAAGCAATGCTCTATTCATCTCCACACTTGTGTTGTCCGTGGGAGCTCTTTTGAGTAAGCTGATTCCGGAGACTGCTTTTGGAATCGTGACAACCATCAGTGCCATTTGTTTCATCTGGGTTTGGGGTATCGTTCTGATCTGCCATTTGCGGTATAAGAAAACAAAGCCGGAATTGCAGGCGAAGTCAAAATTCAAAGCCCCGTTCACCCCATTTATTAATTATGTAGTCTTAGCGTTGTTTGCAATCATACTCATTATTATGCTGTTTGCTGAAGAAACACGTCCGGCCTTATTATTGACGCCGTTATGGTTTATTTTATTATTTGTTTTGTATTCGACGAATCGGAGAAAGCGGGAAAGAAGCAGCAAAATAATCAGTACAGAATCACATCCCATGGATGCCTGA
- a CDS encoding ABC transporter ATP-binding protein → MSEYVLQTNQLSKKFKGSVALDKVNLSIRKGSIYGFIGQNGAGKSTLMRIVTGLAFPSGGSIALFGASDERALTQARKRMGLIIESPSLFPHMTAAENLEVNRLLRGIPGKDCVPRMLELVRLQGTGRKKVKNFSLGMKQRLGLAIAMLSDPEFLILDEPTNGLDPMSVIEMRELLKQLNHERGITILISSHILSELHLLASHYGIIHNGKLLEQLTAQELNDKCQQYVFIKADDPDKAATVIQNELRTNDFEVMPDGAIKLFGNIEQPGKVSSTLFSAGLEIEQFMPMGEDLESYFMKRIGGAGHV, encoded by the coding sequence ATGAGTGAATATGTATTGCAGACGAATCAATTGTCTAAGAAGTTCAAAGGCAGCGTAGCGCTGGATAAAGTGAATTTATCTATCCGCAAAGGCTCCATATATGGCTTTATTGGGCAGAACGGAGCCGGGAAATCGACGCTGATGCGCATCGTTACCGGACTAGCTTTTCCGTCTGGCGGAAGTATTGCGCTGTTCGGCGCGAGCGACGAGCGGGCGTTGACCCAGGCCCGTAAGCGGATGGGTCTGATTATCGAGAGCCCCTCGTTGTTTCCCCACATGACCGCCGCCGAGAATCTGGAGGTGAACCGGCTCCTCCGGGGCATCCCCGGCAAAGACTGCGTCCCAAGGATGCTGGAATTGGTCAGATTGCAGGGAACAGGCAGGAAGAAAGTGAAGAATTTCTCGCTTGGCATGAAGCAGCGGCTGGGTCTGGCAATCGCAATGCTAAGCGATCCGGAATTTCTAATTCTGGACGAGCCGACCAATGGGCTCGATCCGATGAGCGTCATCGAAATGCGCGAGCTGCTCAAGCAGCTTAACCACGAACGAGGGATAACGATTCTGATCTCCAGCCACATTCTGAGCGAACTGCATTTGCTGGCAAGCCATTACGGCATCATTCATAACGGCAAGTTGCTGGAGCAGCTCACTGCTCAGGAATTGAATGATAAATGCCAGCAATACGTGTTTATTAAAGCAGATGATCCTGACAAGGCGGCAACGGTTATTCAAAACGAACTCCGCACGAATGATTTCGAAGTGATGCCCGATGGCGCGATTAAGCTGTTTGGCAATATCGAACAGCCAGGTAAAGTATCTTCGACGCTATTCTCCGCAGGTCTGGAAATTGAGCAGTTTATGCCGATGGGCGAAGACCTGGAGAGCTATTTCATGAAGCGGATCGGGGGTGCCGGGCATGTATAA
- a CDS encoding helix-turn-helix domain-containing protein, translated as MNIEIGKKIKTLRLQKGMTQEELAAKLNMSSQAISKWENNVTMPDIQILPELSVILGVTIDELFALTDDTHLERIENMISTEHFISKDDFNYAEQFLKERLTNDEKKAPCLTLLAQLHIHRSEEHRELASHFAKEALLLDPHKKSNHNALRDAENGVIFDWNYSNHHKLIEYYKNFVPNHPDYWQGYVWLMNHLLADGRCAEAKETLEGLNKIHPGYLYQLYGGLICKEEGNLSQALVLWEQMTDLYPDEWRTWSFRGDCMAKLCKYDEAIEYYTKGYELQPNPKYIDALIAISHIYEIQGEYDKAIEKLQEIIEQLESNWEITEGKAVDFYAREIEYFKKL; from the coding sequence ATGAATATTGAGATCGGAAAAAAAATCAAAACCCTACGTTTACAAAAAGGAATGACTCAGGAAGAACTAGCAGCAAAACTGAATATGTCATCCCAAGCCATATCCAAGTGGGAAAACAACGTAACCATGCCAGATATTCAAATTCTCCCTGAGTTATCTGTGATTTTAGGGGTTACAATTGATGAGCTATTCGCATTAACTGATGACACACATCTAGAGCGTATTGAAAATATGATTAGTACCGAACATTTTATTTCCAAAGATGATTTTAATTATGCTGAACAATTTCTCAAAGAAAGGCTAACTAATGACGAAAAAAAGGCCCCATGTCTCACATTGCTGGCTCAGTTACACATTCATCGTTCAGAGGAGCACCGTGAATTAGCTTCCCATTTTGCCAAGGAGGCCCTGTTATTAGATCCACATAAAAAAAGTAATCATAATGCTTTGCGGGATGCGGAGAATGGAGTCATTTTTGACTGGAACTATTCAAATCACCATAAACTTATAGAGTATTATAAAAATTTCGTGCCAAATCATCCAGATTACTGGCAGGGTTATGTATGGCTTATGAACCACTTACTTGCAGATGGCAGATGTGCTGAAGCTAAAGAAACTCTAGAAGGATTGAACAAAATCCATCCAGGTTATTTATATCAATTATATGGAGGACTGATCTGCAAGGAAGAAGGCAACCTTTCTCAGGCATTAGTTCTTTGGGAGCAGATGACGGATCTGTATCCTGATGAATGGCGTACGTGGTCCTTTAGGGGAGACTGCATGGCGAAACTGTGCAAATACGACGAAGCCATCGAATATTACACCAAAGGATACGAACTACAACCCAATCCCAAATATATAGATGCATTGATAGCAATTTCACATATATATGAGATTCAAGGAGAATATGATAAAGCTATTGAGAAGCTTCAAGAAATCATCGAACAATTGGAAAGTAATTGGGAAATCACAGAGGGTAAGGCAGTTGATTTTTATGCAAGAGAAATAGAATATTTCAAGAAACTGTAA
- a CDS encoding ABC transporter permease, whose amino-acid sequence MYNLIRSELFKLRKDRSFRVLLLITAILSLAYPLLYYFDHKSSGEPQFTGAEFLIQFIASNAYLIKFGVAALAGFFIANEYATGVMKTIASSGNDRGRLFTAKLIGFSVGAMAISLVFPIVSTTEVSLLSGFGHLPEGFDASFIPRALGLTLLYTAGYAAIGALFTAVFTESGKTIGFSMIFFLMIDTILGGLGEYIPFFTTVYDYSIFKLMNDIGKPSIASGDLPALLLVPVLTIVVSALLGILVFRRKEIK is encoded by the coding sequence ATGTATAATCTGATTAGATCCGAGCTGTTCAAGCTGCGTAAGGACAGGTCGTTCCGCGTGCTGCTGCTAATAACCGCCATTCTTTCATTGGCCTATCCACTGCTCTACTACTTTGACCATAAGTCGAGTGGAGAGCCGCAGTTCACAGGAGCCGAATTTCTGATTCAGTTTATTGCAAGCAATGCCTATCTGATCAAATTCGGCGTAGCAGCGCTGGCCGGATTCTTCATCGCCAATGAATATGCGACGGGTGTCATGAAGACGATCGCATCGTCGGGCAACGATAGAGGGCGGCTGTTCACCGCCAAGCTGATCGGATTCTCGGTCGGAGCCATGGCTATCTCTCTGGTATTCCCGATCGTAAGCACGACCGAAGTTTCCCTGCTTTCAGGTTTCGGCCATTTGCCGGAGGGGTTTGACGCGTCCTTCATACCGCGGGCCCTAGGACTGACACTACTGTACACTGCAGGCTATGCGGCGATCGGGGCGCTGTTCACTGCCGTGTTCACCGAAAGCGGCAAAACGATCGGCTTCTCGATGATTTTCTTCCTAATGATTGATACGATTTTGGGGGGCTTGGGTGAGTACATCCCTTTCTTTACTACAGTGTATGATTATTCTATCTTCAAGCTGATGAACGATATCGGCAAGCCCAGTATTGCCAGCGGCGATCTGCCAGCGCTCCTGCTCGTGCCAGTGCTGACGATTGTCGTATCCGCGCTACTCGGTATTCTCGTGTTCCGCAGAAAAGAAATTAAATAA
- a CDS encoding response regulator transcription factor translates to MDNSINILVAEDDNDISRLLCSIIRKSGYVPQPAFSGTEALLYLEQREWSMVLLDLMLPGMTGEELLKWIRLRGGVPVIIISAKGEQQTKVSALRGGADDFITKPFDIEEVSARIDSHLRRFAQIAPPAVLSVLQHKGLVLDHDSKTVTAEGIEVALTAREYEILTLLLSAPKKVFTKANLYESVWDEPYYGDDNTVNVHMSNLRSKLAKAAPGSEFIETVWGMGYRLKP, encoded by the coding sequence ATGGATAATTCAATAAATATTCTCGTGGCCGAGGACGACAATGACATCAGCCGGCTGCTGTGCAGCATTATTCGAAAAAGCGGTTATGTGCCACAGCCTGCCTTTTCCGGAACGGAGGCGCTGCTCTATCTGGAGCAACGGGAATGGAGCATGGTATTGCTAGATTTGATGCTGCCGGGAATGACGGGCGAGGAGCTGCTTAAATGGATCCGCTTGCGGGGAGGCGTGCCAGTCATTATCATTTCGGCCAAGGGTGAGCAGCAGACCAAAGTGTCAGCGCTACGCGGGGGTGCGGACGACTTCATTACGAAACCTTTCGATATCGAGGAAGTCTCGGCGCGAATCGATTCCCATCTGCGCCGGTTTGCGCAGATTGCTCCGCCGGCTGTTTTGAGCGTGCTGCAGCATAAGGGACTTGTGCTTGACCACGATTCCAAAACGGTGACGGCAGAGGGGATAGAGGTTGCGTTGACCGCCCGGGAGTATGAGATTCTCACATTGCTTCTATCGGCACCGAAAAAGGTATTCACGAAAGCGAATCTATACGAAAGCGTATGGGATGAGCCATATTACGGAGATGACAATACGGTCAACGTCCATATGAGCAATTTGCGGAGCAAGCTTGCGAAGGCTGCGCCCGGCAGCGAATTTATCGAGACGGTATGGGGCATGGGCTATCGGCTAAAGCCTTAA
- a CDS encoding AAA family ATPase, whose product MKRLGLTLGKFAPLHKGHQFMFETALQEVDELIVVIYETTVTPIPLHIRANWIRKLYPAVRLIEAWDGPDGYSNDREHEIREEQYILELLKGEQVTHFYSSEFYGEHMSIALGAVDRRVDEARGQVPVSATMVRSDPYKYREYVSDSVYRDLITKVVFVGAMSTGKSTITEALARRYRTTYASEYGRDYWTEHQVDRRIGLEAFDEIAVGHMEREERALLQADKYLFVDTNAITTYMFALDYHGRAPERLTRIALENAQRYDLFFLCDDDIPYEDTWDRSGNQKRHIFHKQIIADLKERRIPYITLRGSLEERMGKVDEVLATFKPYHNYFGEARW is encoded by the coding sequence ATGAAGAGACTTGGCTTGACGCTCGGGAAGTTTGCCCCGCTGCATAAAGGGCATCAGTTCATGTTCGAGACGGCGCTGCAAGAGGTCGACGAACTAATTGTAGTGATCTATGAGACGACGGTGACCCCGATCCCGCTGCATATCCGGGCCAACTGGATTCGCAAGCTCTACCCGGCGGTGCGGCTGATTGAAGCCTGGGACGGTCCCGACGGGTATTCGAACGACCGGGAGCATGAGATAAGGGAGGAGCAATATATTCTGGAGTTACTGAAAGGCGAGCAAGTGACGCATTTCTACTCCAGCGAGTTTTACGGAGAGCACATGAGCATCGCTTTGGGCGCAGTAGACCGGCGGGTGGATGAAGCCCGCGGGCAGGTACCGGTTTCAGCTACTATGGTCCGTTCGGATCCTTACAAGTACCGGGAATATGTGAGCGATAGCGTATATCGGGATTTAATAACAAAAGTGGTTTTTGTGGGAGCGATGTCTACCGGCAAATCCACGATCACCGAAGCGTTGGCCCGGCGGTATCGCACAACCTATGCGAGCGAATACGGGCGCGATTATTGGACGGAGCATCAGGTGGACCGCCGAATTGGCTTGGAGGCGTTCGATGAAATTGCTGTCGGCCATATGGAGCGGGAAGAGCGGGCTTTACTGCAAGCGGATAAATATCTTTTTGTCGATACCAATGCGATCACCACTTATATGTTTGCCCTGGATTACCACGGCCGGGCCCCTGAACGCTTAACCCGGATCGCCCTGGAAAATGCACAGCGGTACGACCTTTTTTTCCTGTGCGACGACGATATTCCTTACGAGGATACATGGGACCGCAGCGGGAATCAGAAGCGGCATATTTTCCATAAGCAAATTATTGCAGATTTGAAGGAGCGGCGGATTCCCTATATCACACTTCGGGGAAGCCTGGAGGAACGAATGGGCAAGGTAGACGAAGTGCTGGCAACGTTCAAGCCCTATCATAATTATTTTGGCGAAGCACGGTGGTAA
- a CDS encoding VOC family protein encodes MAGQIWINLPVKDINKSKDFFTEIGFSLNQGHGNADDKASLVIGDKNVIVMLFTESTFERFTGNNIADTTKGTEVLFTIGADSKEEVDEMVTKVGKAGGSIYGKPHDQGWMYGAGFADLDGHRWNVLYMDMSKFPAEK; translated from the coding sequence ATGGCGGGGCAAATATGGATCAATCTACCAGTTAAAGATATCAACAAATCAAAAGATTTTTTCACGGAGATTGGATTTTCTTTGAATCAAGGACATGGAAATGCTGATGATAAAGCTAGTCTAGTCATCGGAGACAAGAATGTTATTGTGATGCTATTTACGGAGTCCACGTTCGAAAGATTTACAGGAAATAATATTGCAGATACAACGAAAGGCACTGAAGTATTGTTTACAATTGGTGCAGATAGCAAGGAAGAAGTGGATGAAATGGTAACGAAGGTGGGAAAGGCAGGCGGTAGCATTTACGGCAAACCCCATGACCAGGGCTGGATGTATGGTGCTGGTTTTGCTGATTTGGATGGTCATCGCTGGAATGTGCTGTATATGGATATGAGCAAATTCCCTGCTGAGAAATAA
- a CDS encoding SMI1/KNR4 family protein produces MVEGQSGYNYNPVTEEVIADWPRDYLVIASDEGDPYCLDLSRGDTVIYTARHGEGSWDFSVGYDNLTEFLYSVLLPRGIEEEGERGEDGQLDYYKVFITGPGTDKIKTLVFIKKVFSCDYALAKTYLEAAPLLVYKGIARGSAKIEDQLKSIGADYELQQISVDEFLKQ; encoded by the coding sequence TTGGTTGAAGGCCAATCGGGCTACAATTATAATCCCGTTACGGAAGAGGTCATTGCCGATTGGCCGCGCGACTATCTCGTTATTGCGTCGGATGAAGGCGATCCGTATTGCCTGGATCTCTCCAGAGGAGATACCGTGATTTATACTGCAAGGCATGGAGAGGGTTCTTGGGATTTCTCCGTTGGTTATGATAATCTTACCGAGTTTCTTTACAGCGTCTTGCTTCCTAGGGGGATTGAGGAGGAAGGGGAGAGGGGCGAAGACGGGCAGTTGGATTACTACAAAGTGTTCATTACAGGCCCGGGCACCGACAAAATAAAAACATTGGTGTTTATCAAAAAGGTATTCTCCTGCGATTATGCGCTGGCGAAAACTTATTTGGAGGCGGCACCTCTACTGGTGTATAAGGGCATTGCCCGGGGTTCCGCTAAAATAGAGGATCAATTAAAAAGCATCGGCGCGGATTATGAATTACAGCAAATCAGTGTGGATGAATTTTTGAAGCAATAG
- the pnuC gene encoding nicotinamide riboside transporter PnuC codes for MNKSWGGWNLFELTWLVLFTSIAVGFTVISKDSLFGFTVFITGVLCVVLAAKGNLMSYVFGMYNTIGYAYLAYVNGLFGEVMLNLLFFVPMNVVGFYMWKNNRTDGKLSMRQLELKRLLLVGAVCVLGSLLLGLGLSFIPGQNSPYIDAITTVLSVVATLLMVRRFKEQWLVYIVLNMFTVLLWVIRMLEGSGEGLLMIVMWSAYLVNAVYGYYNWNKGAREVSA; via the coding sequence GTGAATAAATCATGGGGCGGTTGGAACCTGTTTGAATTGACCTGGCTGGTTTTGTTTACCTCAATTGCTGTTGGGTTTACGGTGATTTCTAAGGATTCTTTATTCGGATTTACGGTCTTTATCACCGGGGTGCTGTGTGTGGTGCTCGCGGCGAAGGGAAATCTGATGAGTTATGTGTTTGGGATGTACAATACCATTGGTTATGCGTACTTGGCTTACGTCAACGGTTTGTTTGGAGAGGTTATGCTAAATCTGCTTTTCTTTGTTCCTATGAATGTGGTCGGCTTCTACATGTGGAAAAATAACCGGACTGACGGCAAGCTGTCCATGCGTCAGTTAGAGCTCAAGCGTCTGCTCCTTGTGGGGGCGGTCTGCGTATTAGGCAGCCTGCTGCTGGGCCTGGGTCTATCGTTCATACCGGGGCAGAATTCGCCTTATATTGATGCCATTACGACGGTGTTATCCGTTGTCGCCACTCTATTAATGGTTCGAAGATTCAAGGAACAATGGCTGGTCTATATTGTCCTCAATATGTTCACGGTGCTGCTGTGGGTGATTCGAATGCTGGAGGGAAGCGGTGAAGGCCTGCTGATGATCGTCATGTGGAGCGCGTATCTGGTTAACGCTGTATACGGCTACTACAATTGGAACAAGGGCGCTAGGGAGGTATCAGCATGA